The following coding sequences lie in one Miscanthus floridulus cultivar M001 chromosome 9, ASM1932011v1, whole genome shotgun sequence genomic window:
- the LOC136484087 gene encoding uncharacterized protein produces MADTTGTSWSDIPLELAGLVLCHLPAHVDRIRFATREVPLPSPLPLLALPDSTVYSLPGSEPLRFPGCTAYADACGNWLAFSTEDGCFLGDPFSNATVTLPQLFRVRAPRRHGVSETRVSWVEMEDAPEKLTIYKLRRCSRFVRVSPEEMPGDRIIFLGKDDEDHDWYEEGGSACDSCKVYDMKDGTVSPFVPSVHWEHGSVPATWLFPLV; encoded by the exons ATGGCGGATACCACGGGAACGTCGTGGTCAGACATCCCGCTAGAGCTGGCCGGCCTGGTCCTCTGCCACCTGCCCGCGCACGTGGACCGCATCCGCTTCGCCACGCGGGAGGTCCCCTTGCcctcgccgctgccgctgctcgcGCTCCCAGACAGCACCGTGTACTCCCTCCCTGGGAGCGAGCCGCTCCGCTTCCCCGGCTGCACAGCCTATGCTGATGCCTGTGGCAACTGGCTGGCCTTCTCAACCGAGGACGGCTGCTTCTTGGGGGATCCGTTCTCCAACGCCACTGTGACACTTCCTCAGCTGTTCCGCGTCCGAGCCCCACGTCGCCACGGTGTGAGTGAGACACGGGTCTCATGGGTTGAAATGGAGGACGCCCCCGAGAAGCTGACTATATACAAACTG AGGCGGTGCTCCAGGTTCGTTCGCGTCTCTCCGGAGGAGATGCCAGGGGACCGCATTATCTTCCTGGGCAAAGATGATGAGGATCATGACTGGTACGAAGAGGGGGGCTCTGCCTGTGATTCTTGCAAGGTCTATGACATGAAAGACGGCACTGTCTCGCCCTTTGTACCAAGTGTGCATTGGGAGCATGGCTCTGTACCTGCAACGTGGCTCTTCCCTCTGGTCTGA